A region of Vigna radiata var. radiata cultivar VC1973A unplaced genomic scaffold, Vradiata_ver6 scaffold_70, whole genome shotgun sequence DNA encodes the following proteins:
- the LOC106779989 gene encoding zinc finger protein CONSTANS-LIKE 9 encodes MGYICDFCGDQRSMVYCRSDAACLCLSCDRNVHSANALSRRHSRTLLCERCNSQPAFVRCVEEKISLCQNCDWLGHGVSTSSTHKRQGISCYSGCPSAAELSSIWSFVLDIPSIRESTCEQELGLMSINENSESFGVPPENGNVSVSDQVTDLPALDRSFVGTSSIPVSNSETHILDQPAGPANECLPKLYCPATKCPALCEDDNLYDDFDMDEVDLNLENYEELFGMALSHSEELFENGGIDSLFGTKDMSAGDSSCQDAIAAEGSSVGLVNATQPACSNAASADSILSTKTEPILCFTGRQAQSNLSFSGITGESSAADYQDCGASSMLLMGEPPWFAPCPENSLQSANRSNAVLRYKEKKKARKFEKQVRYASRKARADVRRRVKGRFVKAGDVYDYDPLSTTRSC; translated from the exons ATGGgttatatatgtgatttttgtGGAGACCAGAGATCCATGGTGTACTGCCGTTCTGATGCTGCATGCTTATGTTTGTCTTGTGATCGGAATGTTCATTCTGCTAATGCCCTTTCCAGGCGTCATTCACGCACCCTTTTGTGCGAGAGATGCAATTCACAACCTGCCTTTGTGAGGTGTGTTGAAGAGAAAATTTCTCTGTGTCAGAATTGTGATTGGTTGGGTCATGGAGTCTCTACATCTTCGACACATAAGAGACAAGGAATCAGTTGCTACTCTGGCTGCCCTTCAGCCGCGGAACTGTCTTCAATATGGTCATTTGTCTTGGATATCCCTTCCATTAGGGAGTCTACATGTGAGCAAGAACTAGGCTTAATGAGTATTAATGAGAACAGCGAGAGTTTTGGAGTTCCACCTGAAAACGGGAATGTGTCTGTTTCAGATCAAGTTACTGATCTACCTGCTTTGGACAGGTCTTTTGTTGGTACATCTTCAATACCCGTGTCAAACTCGGAAACTCATATTCTGGACCAGCCAGCTGGACCTGCCAATGAATGTCTGCCAAAG TTGTACTGTCCTGCTACAAAATGCCCTGCATTATGTGAAGATGACAATCTATATGATGATTTTGACATGGATGAAGTGGATCTAAATCTTGAGAACTATGAAGAACTTTTTGGTATGGCCCTCAGTCATTCCGAAGAGCTATTTGAAAACGGTGGAATTGATAGTTTGTTTGGGACAAAAGACATGTCTGCCGGAGATTCAAGTTGTCAGGATGCTATTGCTGCAGAG GGTTCATCGGTTGGACTGGTCAATGCAACACAACCAGCTTGCAGCAACGCAGCATCTGCAGATTCCATTTTGAGTACTAAAACCGAACCGATTCTTTGTTTCACGGGGAGGCAAGCACAAtcaaacctttctttttctGGCATTACCGGAGAAAGTAGTGCTGCAGACTATCAAGACTGTGGGGCTTCTTCCATGCTTCTCATGGGAGAACCTCCTTGGTTTGCTCCTTGTCCTGAGAATTCCCTACAATCTGCCAACCGCAGCAATGCTGTCTTGCGTtacaaggaaaagaagaaggcACGAAA GTTTGAAAAACAAGTGAGGTATGCCTCTCGCAAGGCAAGGGCCGACGTGAGAAGGCGTGTGAAGGGCCGGTTTGTGAAAGCCGGCGACGTGTACGACTATGATCCTTTGAGCACAACCAGAAGCTGCTGA